In Rickettsiella endosymbiont of Aleochara curtula, one genomic interval encodes:
- a CDS encoding aldose epimerase family protein: protein MSKIVCRSSEFGKLADGQLITQYTLCNVNGMSIGVINYGATLTSVKVPDLNGTLRELTLGFDHLDEYLAHDFYFGATIGRVANRIAHAQFNYQKKDYFLSKNKNFAHHLHGGEKGLDKAVWQAEVSIQQDQASVSFFYTSPDGDQGYPGNLAIKTVYTLTLANELKISFQAKTDKATPVDLTNHAYWNLAGAGNGTVLNHVLQIFSDRYIVTDKDLLPTGQIAEVNATPFDFREPHSIGERIKDTAIGGYDVCYVLTPVKKHPLQLVAKIREPTSGRLLEVRTTQPGLQFYTGNSLRDYPISSGLQTQRYGAFCMETQNFPGAVKYSQFPSPFLLPGNVYQHETIYQLIW, encoded by the coding sequence ATGTCAAAAATTGTCTGTCGATCATCTGAGTTTGGAAAGTTAGCGGATGGTCAACTTATCACGCAATACACATTATGTAATGTAAATGGGATGTCTATAGGCGTTATTAATTATGGTGCTACATTAACCTCAGTAAAAGTTCCTGATCTAAACGGTACATTGCGAGAGCTTACGCTAGGCTTTGATCATCTTGATGAATATTTAGCACATGATTTCTATTTCGGCGCCACAATAGGACGAGTCGCTAACCGCATTGCGCATGCACAGTTTAATTATCAAAAAAAAGATTATTTTTTAAGTAAAAATAAAAATTTTGCTCATCATTTACACGGCGGAGAAAAAGGCTTGGATAAAGCGGTTTGGCAAGCTGAAGTTTCAATTCAGCAAGATCAGGCAAGCGTAAGTTTTTTTTATACTAGCCCTGATGGTGATCAAGGTTATCCGGGAAATCTCGCAATAAAAACCGTTTATACTTTAACTTTAGCCAATGAATTAAAGATTAGTTTTCAAGCTAAAACTGATAAAGCTACGCCTGTGGATTTGACAAATCATGCTTATTGGAATTTGGCAGGAGCGGGAAATGGAACTGTCTTAAATCATGTGTTACAAATTTTTTCTGATCGTTATATTGTCACTGACAAAGATCTATTACCTACGGGTCAAATAGCAGAAGTTAACGCTACTCCATTCGATTTTCGGGAACCTCATTCTATTGGTGAGCGAATAAAAGATACTGCTATAGGAGGTTATGATGTTTGTTATGTATTAACTCCTGTAAAAAAGCACCCGCTGCAATTGGTTGCAAAAATTAGAGAGCCAACAAGCGGGCGTCTGCTAGAAGTGCGGACGACACAGCCCGGTTTGCAATTCTACACAGGTAATAGTTTACGAGATTATCCGATTAGTTCAGGTTTACAAACGCAACGTTATGGTGCTTTTTGCATGGAAACCCAAAACTTTCCTGGGGCCGTTAAATATTCACAGTTTCCATCGCCTTTTTTATTACCCGGTAACGTTTATCAACACGAAACCATCTATCAATTAATTTGGTAA
- a CDS encoding SMP-30/gluconolactonase/LRE family protein: MQPEVICKQIMVLGEGPLWHPMEKCLYWVDIVAATLYRLNKDNSIDTFSMPSEIGCIASSAKGGLIAALSDRFVTVDTKTGTTQNIAFPLQGEKNVMFNDGKCDRQGRFWAGTKDRAEQNPIGALYCLNKENVSKMLNGFTVSNGIAWNLDDSLMYICDSPARQIYQYEFDSQHGALGQMRVFAQISKQEGFPDGLTVDSQGYIWSCHWDGWQITRYTPSGEIDSVIPMPVPRPTSCCFGGPDLTTLYITSASIGLSAAQLADAPQSGMLFAIETNIKGLPEPSYLA; this comes from the coding sequence ATGCAGCCTGAAGTGATATGCAAACAGATTATGGTATTAGGCGAAGGTCCGCTTTGGCATCCCATGGAAAAATGTTTGTATTGGGTGGATATCGTAGCGGCGACTTTATATCGTTTAAATAAGGATAACAGCATCGATACATTCAGCATGCCCAGCGAAATTGGCTGCATTGCTAGTAGCGCTAAAGGCGGATTAATAGCTGCGCTGAGTGATCGCTTTGTTACTGTCGATACAAAAACCGGTACAACACAAAACATCGCTTTCCCGCTACAAGGAGAAAAAAATGTCATGTTTAATGATGGTAAATGTGATAGACAGGGCCGATTTTGGGCAGGAACAAAAGATAGAGCAGAACAAAATCCTATTGGCGCTTTATATTGTTTGAATAAGGAAAATGTGTCAAAGATGCTCAATGGTTTTACCGTGAGCAATGGTATTGCTTGGAATTTAGACGATAGTTTAATGTATATCTGTGATTCTCCTGCTCGGCAAATTTATCAATATGAATTTGATTCCCAACACGGAGCTTTGGGTCAAATGCGCGTCTTTGCACAAATTTCTAAACAAGAAGGTTTTCCTGACGGGCTTACCGTCGATAGCCAAGGTTATATTTGGAGCTGTCATTGGGATGGTTGGCAAATTACGCGCTATACTCCTAGCGGCGAGATTGATAGCGTCATTCCTATGCCCGTACCCAGACCAACAAGCTGTTGTTTTGGTGGCCCCGATTTAACTACTTTATATATTACATCTGCTTCGATAGGTTTAAGCGCAGCTCAGCTAGCTGATGCTCCTCAATCAGGTATGCTTTTTGCCATAGAAACAAATATTAAAGGATTGCCTGAACCCTCTTATTTAGCCTAA
- a CDS encoding sugar porter family MFS transporter, protein MIKVSNPNWLVYTISGFAALAGLLFGYDTGIISGAILFIEKDFALTNFQIEMVVSAVLLGALIGSGLSGRVSDIFGRRKVLVFTALTFIVGSLATAFSPNLLFLIIGRIILGVAIGVGSFTAPLYLAEIAPKRIRGMLVSLNQLAITIGIVISYLINYYFSVTGQWPWMLGLGVVPAIILLLGTIYLPESPRWMILKGWDQKARAVLQRIRHGENINNEFNEIRQTVEIERGTHRLLLAKWLRPILFISLGLSFFQQVTGINAIIYYAPTILQLAGFKYASNAILATLGIGIINVLFTIIALPLIDRWGRRPLLLFGLLGMFISLVILGTAFYFPAFTALRWVAVASMVIYIASFAMSLGPIMWLIISEIFPLNIRGVGASLAISASWGFNMLVSMTFLTLIQFIGTSHTFWLYAFLCVLGWIFVYFIVPETRNCSLEQIENNLRLGRPSRELGATLRVSSLFAILKRLFVFFLIKIKYRQRI, encoded by the coding sequence ATGATAAAAGTATCAAACCCAAATTGGTTGGTTTATACCATTTCGGGATTTGCAGCTTTAGCAGGATTGTTGTTTGGTTATGACACAGGGATTATTTCTGGCGCTATTTTATTCATTGAAAAAGACTTTGCTTTAACTAATTTTCAAATTGAAATGGTTGTCAGTGCCGTTTTATTGGGCGCTTTGATAGGCTCAGGATTAAGCGGTAGAGTCAGTGATATATTTGGGCGACGTAAAGTACTGGTTTTTACTGCACTTACTTTTATTGTGGGTTCTTTAGCCACCGCATTTTCGCCTAATTTGCTCTTCTTAATTATAGGTCGAATTATCCTGGGCGTGGCGATCGGTGTTGGTTCTTTTACTGCACCACTCTATCTTGCAGAGATTGCTCCAAAGCGTATTCGGGGTATGTTGGTTTCCTTGAATCAATTAGCGATTACCATAGGTATCGTTATTTCTTATTTAATTAATTATTATTTTTCTGTTACTGGGCAATGGCCTTGGATGCTTGGTTTAGGCGTAGTTCCAGCTATTATTTTATTGTTGGGCACCATTTATTTGCCAGAAAGTCCTCGATGGATGATTTTAAAAGGTTGGGATCAAAAGGCCCGCGCAGTTTTACAGCGTATACGACACGGTGAAAACATCAATAATGAATTTAACGAAATTCGTCAAACCGTAGAAATTGAAAGGGGAACGCATCGTCTACTATTAGCGAAATGGTTGCGCCCTATTCTGTTTATTAGTTTAGGTTTAAGTTTTTTCCAGCAAGTAACCGGAATCAACGCCATCATTTATTATGCACCCACCATTTTACAATTGGCAGGCTTTAAATATGCCAGTAATGCTATTTTAGCAACCTTAGGTATAGGTATAATAAATGTATTATTTACTATCATTGCTTTACCTCTCATTGATCGTTGGGGTCGCCGCCCTTTATTACTTTTTGGCCTTTTAGGTATGTTTATTAGCTTAGTTATTTTGGGAACAGCTTTTTATTTTCCCGCATTTACTGCATTACGTTGGGTAGCGGTAGCGAGTATGGTTATTTACATTGCTAGTTTTGCAATGAGTCTAGGCCCAATTATGTGGTTAATTATTTCGGAAATTTTTCCATTAAATATTCGAGGTGTAGGTGCTAGCTTAGCCATTTCTGCGAGTTGGGGTTTTAATATGCTGGTGTCAATGACATTTTTGACCTTAATTCAGTTTATAGGCACTAGTCACACATTTTGGTTATACGCTTTCTTATGTGTGTTGGGTTGGATTTTTGTTTACTTTATCGTTCCAGAAACGAGGAATTGCTCTTTAGAGCAAATTGAAAATAATTTGCGTTTGGGTCGGCCAAGCCGTGAACTGGGGGCGACACTCCGCGTGTCTAGTCTATTTGCAATCTTAAAAAGACTCTTTGTTTTTTTCTTAATTAAAATAAAGTATAGGCAGAGAATTTAA
- a CDS encoding SDR family oxidoreductase produces MMLKDKVILITGSTNGIGAATARRCVAQGAKVMIHGRKEACAKKIVHELGEASSYLLADLMDEKSYSYLITETVKKFGRLDGLVNNAGIYPRNNIDTASLEACEKIMRVNFCAPLLLCKAAVEIFRKQKAGGAIVNIGSMNAYTGQPDLLIYSASKGALMTMTRNLADSLGSELIRVNQLNVGWTPTENEICLKMSEGLPENWQERIPKKYAPSGRLLSPENVAAHVAFWLADQSAPVSGAVYEVEQYPIIGRNRLNELVIQ; encoded by the coding sequence ATGATGTTGAAAGATAAAGTTATTTTGATCACCGGATCAACTAATGGCATTGGTGCGGCAACCGCTCGGCGTTGTGTCGCACAGGGCGCGAAAGTTATGATCCATGGGCGTAAGGAAGCTTGCGCTAAAAAAATAGTTCATGAATTAGGTGAGGCAAGCAGTTATTTACTGGCTGATTTAATGGATGAAAAATCCTATAGTTATTTAATAACCGAAACAGTAAAAAAATTCGGCCGCTTAGACGGCCTAGTCAATAATGCCGGAATTTATCCACGAAACAATATTGATACAGCCAGTTTGGAAGCCTGTGAAAAGATTATGCGCGTTAATTTCTGTGCTCCTTTATTGCTATGCAAAGCAGCAGTAGAAATCTTTCGAAAGCAGAAAGCAGGTGGTGCTATTGTTAATATAGGTTCTATGAATGCTTACACCGGCCAACCCGATCTGTTGATTTATTCCGCTTCAAAAGGTGCGCTGATGACGATGACGCGTAATTTGGCGGATAGTTTAGGTTCAGAACTTATTCGAGTTAACCAATTAAATGTGGGATGGACTCCTACTGAGAATGAGATTTGCTTAAAAATGTCAGAAGGTCTTCCAGAAAATTGGCAAGAAAGAATTCCGAAAAAGTATGCTCCTAGCGGTCGTTTATTATCACCAGAGAATGTGGCGGCACATGTGGCATTTTGGCTTGCTGACCAATCCGCCCCTGTCAGTGGCGCTGTGTATGAAGTCGAACAATATCCAATTATTGGACGTAATCGTTTGAATGAATTAGTCATTCAATAA
- the manD gene encoding D-mannonate dehydratase ManD, translating into MKIQDAKVFVTCPDRNFVTLKIITDEGLYGLGDATLNGRELAVKAYLEDLIPCLIGRDPAQIEDIWQFFYRGAYWRRGPVTMAAIAAIDMALWDIKGKVLHTPVYNLLGGKSRKGVMVYGHANGKDISDTIDQVGKYIDMGYLAIRAQTGVPGLPNSYGVSRDKMYYEPATKGLPQECVWSTEKYLNYVPKLFKELRKTYGDDHHFLHDAHHRLTPIEAARLGKELEPYHLFWLEDTVPAELQEGFRIIRQHTTTPLAVGEVFNTIWDTHILFTEQLIDYIRMSVVHGGGISHMKKIAAMAEVYHVKTGCHGPTDVSPITMAAALHFDISINNFGIQEYMHHTEKTNNVFPHHYSFDKGYLYPSDQPGLGVDFNEKLAEKYPYERAYLPINRKIDGTLFNW; encoded by the coding sequence ATGAAAATTCAAGATGCTAAGGTATTTGTGACCTGTCCCGATCGTAATTTTGTCACGTTAAAAATAATTACCGATGAGGGCTTATACGGCTTAGGTGATGCCACCTTAAATGGGCGCGAATTGGCTGTTAAAGCTTATTTAGAAGATCTTATTCCTTGTTTGATTGGTCGAGATCCGGCACAAATCGAGGATATTTGGCAGTTTTTTTATCGTGGTGCTTATTGGCGTCGTGGACCTGTGACCATGGCAGCTATTGCTGCGATTGATATGGCTTTATGGGATATCAAAGGGAAGGTTTTACATACACCGGTTTATAATTTGTTGGGTGGTAAAAGTCGCAAAGGCGTTATGGTGTACGGACATGCCAATGGCAAAGATATTTCTGATACCATCGATCAAGTTGGAAAATACATCGATATGGGTTATTTAGCGATACGTGCCCAGACTGGTGTTCCAGGCTTGCCCAATAGCTACGGCGTTTCTAGGGATAAAATGTATTATGAACCCGCCACTAAAGGCTTACCGCAAGAGTGTGTGTGGTCTACCGAAAAGTATCTTAATTACGTTCCTAAATTATTTAAAGAATTACGTAAAACTTATGGTGACGATCATCATTTTCTGCATGATGCTCACCATCGATTAACCCCTATCGAAGCGGCCCGTTTAGGAAAAGAATTAGAGCCCTATCATCTGTTTTGGCTAGAGGATACAGTGCCTGCAGAGCTACAAGAAGGTTTTCGAATTATCCGTCAACATACAACCACTCCTCTCGCGGTAGGAGAGGTGTTTAACACGATATGGGATACACATATCTTATTTACCGAACAGTTGATTGATTATATTCGCATGTCCGTTGTGCATGGTGGAGGAATATCACACATGAAAAAAATTGCAGCGATGGCGGAAGTTTATCATGTGAAAACGGGATGCCATGGCCCAACAGACGTATCTCCTATCACGATGGCGGCGGCTTTACATTTTGATATTTCTATTAATAATTTTGGGATACAGGAATATATGCATCATACCGAAAAGACTAATAATGTATTTCCGCATCACTATAGCTTTGATAAGGGTTATTTATACCCAAGTGATCAGCCGGGTTTAGGCGTAGATTTTAATGAGAAGCTGGCGGAAAAATATCCTTATGAACGCGCTTATCTTCCCATTAATAGGAAAATAGATGGCACCCTATTTAATTGGTAA
- a CDS encoding CBU_0592 family membrane protein, translating into MTSIVLSKHFFFITGLSFVLVAYIFQQTNSMKIKGFLYNFINMLGAGLLVYVSFQPLQIDFFIFAALWTFISIIRVYKSFK; encoded by the coding sequence ATGACTTCTATTGTTCTATCTAAGCACTTTTTCTTTATCACTGGCTTATCTTTTGTTCTAGTTGCTTACATTTTTCAGCAAACAAATTCGATGAAAATAAAGGGTTTTCTTTATAATTTTATTAATATGCTAGGAGCTGGATTACTGGTTTATGTTAGCTTTCAGCCTTTGCAAATTGATTTCTTCATTTTTGCAGCGCTATGGACTTTCATCAGCATAATTAGAGTCTACAAAAGCTTTAAGTAA
- the htpG gene encoding molecular chaperone HtpG — MTTLAEKQTLGFKTESAQLLDLMIDKIYQNKEIFLRELISNAHDAIEKLRFKALSNPQIYEEDTEPKIALVIDKDQRTITLIDNGIGMTSNEVIANLGTIAKSGTKEFLDSLTGDASKDTQLIGQFGVGFYAAFMVANKVTVKTRAAGESHEEAVCWEYDRESKAGYTIESITKPERGTEIILHLKKDEEEFLDDWRLRGIITKYSDHITLPISMLRNITENETTSDTTTATEKQVDKKEVGATWETVNNATALWTLSKDQINDEEYKNFYKHLTHDKNNPFTWIHNRIEGSQEYTTLLYIPLQAGPFDFWNHEKPRGLKLYVKRVFIMDDAEQFLPRYLRFVKGVVDSNDLPLNISREVLQNNKQIDTIRSAITKRTLETLNYLSKEQTEKYLQFWKEYGNILKEGLAEDFVNRDSLAKLIRFSSTHLNNSEQTVSLEDYVARMKPQQDKIYYITAENFAAASNSPNLEIFREKEIEVLLLHDRIDEWLVAHLTEFDGKTLQSVAKDSDISSVAEEKNEEQLKQNEDEFGPLLKQIHEILKDKVKEVRISQRLTSSPACIVKEQNALNSQIKRMLEASGQKIPESKPILELNTKHKFIRDLKDEQDDIRLAEWSHIFLGVSILAEGEQLDDPAGFVKTLISLLSSK, encoded by the coding sequence ATGACGACCCTGGCAGAAAAACAGACATTAGGCTTTAAAACGGAAAGTGCGCAGTTATTAGACCTAATGATTGATAAGATTTATCAAAACAAAGAAATTTTTTTACGTGAACTCATTTCCAATGCTCACGATGCCATAGAAAAGTTGCGATTTAAAGCCCTATCAAACCCTCAAATTTATGAAGAAGACACGGAACCCAAAATTGCTTTAGTCATTGATAAAGACCAGCGTACCATTACATTAATTGACAATGGAATAGGTATGACTTCGAATGAAGTTATAGCAAATCTTGGTACTATTGCAAAATCAGGCACCAAAGAATTTTTAGATTCTTTGACTGGAGATGCTAGCAAAGACACCCAGCTCATTGGCCAATTTGGTGTTGGATTTTATGCTGCATTCATGGTCGCCAACAAAGTAACGGTTAAAACCCGGGCTGCCGGTGAATCACATGAAGAAGCTGTCTGCTGGGAATACGATCGGGAGTCCAAAGCTGGATATACCATCGAAAGCATAACCAAGCCAGAACGAGGCACTGAAATCATCCTTCATTTAAAGAAAGACGAAGAAGAATTTTTAGACGACTGGCGTTTACGAGGTATCATTACTAAATATTCCGATCATATTACTTTGCCGATTAGTATGCTAAGGAACATTACCGAAAACGAAACTACTTCTGATACAACGACTGCAACTGAGAAGCAAGTTGATAAAAAAGAGGTTGGCGCTACTTGGGAAACTGTAAATAATGCCACTGCGCTATGGACCTTATCTAAAGACCAAATTAATGATGAGGAATATAAAAATTTTTACAAGCATCTTACACATGACAAAAATAATCCTTTTACGTGGATTCATAATAGAATTGAAGGTAGTCAGGAATATACGACTTTACTCTATATACCTTTACAGGCTGGCCCATTTGATTTTTGGAACCATGAAAAACCTCGCGGTTTAAAACTTTATGTTAAACGTGTTTTCATTATGGACGATGCCGAGCAGTTTTTACCACGTTATTTGCGCTTTGTAAAAGGAGTTGTGGATAGCAATGATCTTCCATTAAATATTTCTCGAGAGGTTTTACAGAATAATAAACAAATTGATACTATACGCTCGGCTATAACCAAACGTACGCTTGAAACCTTAAACTACCTTTCTAAAGAACAAACTGAAAAATATTTACAATTTTGGAAGGAATATGGCAATATTTTAAAAGAAGGCTTAGCAGAAGACTTTGTAAATCGCGACTCCTTAGCAAAACTTATAAGATTTAGCTCCACTCATTTAAATAATAGCGAGCAAACAGTAAGTTTAGAAGATTATGTGGCGCGCATGAAGCCCCAACAAGACAAAATATACTATATCACCGCAGAAAACTTTGCAGCGGCCAGTAACAGTCCTAATTTAGAAATTTTTCGCGAAAAAGAAATAGAAGTATTGCTCCTGCATGATCGTATCGACGAATGGTTGGTCGCTCATTTAACTGAATTTGACGGAAAAACCTTACAATCTGTAGCTAAAGATTCGGATATATCGAGTGTCGCAGAAGAAAAAAATGAAGAGCAACTGAAACAAAACGAAGATGAATTTGGTCCTTTATTAAAACAAATCCATGAAATACTCAAGGATAAAGTTAAAGAAGTTCGTATTTCACAGCGTTTAACCAGCTCTCCGGCCTGTATCGTAAAAGAGCAAAATGCTTTAAATAGTCAGATAAAACGTATGCTAGAAGCTTCTGGACAAAAAATACCAGAGAGTAAGCCGATACTTGAACTGAACACCAAGCATAAATTTATACGAGATCTGAAGGATGAACAAGATGACATTCGTCTTGCTGAATGGTCACACATATTTTTAGGCGTTTCTATACTTGCAGAGGGTGAGCAGTTGGATGATCCAGCTGGGTTTGTGAAAACCTTAATTAGTTTGTTATCAAGTAAATAA
- a CDS encoding cupin domain-containing protein, whose product MLSTIDFFKKLDKINLNQNLKAEIEILKSSLKDKDPSEIISADILIKELGLITIKGITDEDGYFKEFVNTIDNDHQESQTEIFYLLKGKQVSCLHILDTTETWRWLGGNEISIFIFKKQELEKITLNENNLFYTIEKGLLFGAKLNNLKDDKDFGLVTCLCKPGFIPKHYSNPSLEELTILKEKYPEYTSDIDELSANILCKSTHTDELATKAPIYKNSKNNFFWSMFSFCANCIGIKKIEEHEQTPLINPPRNN is encoded by the coding sequence ATGTTGTCAACAATAGATTTTTTTAAAAAATTGGACAAAATTAATTTAAATCAAAACTTAAAGGCAGAAATTGAAATTTTAAAAAGCAGCTTAAAAGATAAAGATCCATCCGAAATTATATCTGCGGATATTTTAATTAAAGAATTGGGCTTAATAACTATTAAAGGTATAACCGATGAAGACGGCTATTTTAAAGAATTTGTAAACACAATTGATAATGATCATCAAGAAAGTCAAACTGAAATATTTTATCTTCTAAAAGGTAAACAAGTATCATGCTTACATATTCTAGATACTACTGAAACATGGCGTTGGCTTGGTGGCAATGAAATTTCTATTTTTATTTTTAAAAAACAAGAATTAGAGAAAATTACTTTAAATGAAAATAATCTTTTCTACACAATAGAGAAAGGCTTATTGTTTGGTGCTAAACTAAACAACCTAAAAGATGATAAAGATTTTGGTTTGGTAACTTGTTTATGTAAACCTGGATTTATACCAAAACATTATTCAAATCCAAGTTTAGAGGAATTAACAATACTTAAGGAAAAATATCCTGAATATACATCAGATATTGATGAGCTTAGCGCAAATATCTTATGTAAATCTACTCATACGGATGAACTCGCTACCAAAGCGCCTATCTATAAAAATTCAAAAAATAATTTTTTTTGGTCAATGTTTTCATTTTGTGCAAACTGTATTGGTATAAAAAAAATTGAAGAACATGAACAAACACCTTTAATTAATCCACCGCGAAATAATTGA
- a CDS encoding queuosine precursor transporter, producing the protein MLISRMKKATAPQNINQYILILGMINITISLAADVVAYKLVFLGPALVPGAPLIFPLTYIIGDIVAEVYGYNAAKQIIWITLACELFFSIAIKLIIHLPSPNFWHDQPSYNQVVDPILRFVLAGILAVISSSFINIYIISKWKILMKGRHFWLRSLGSSAIGGFILVLITILFGFSGHMELSQLGYMILSVYSIEILYSLLGVWPASLITGFLKMEEQLDVYDTETDFNPFR; encoded by the coding sequence ATGTTAATTTCGAGGATGAAAAAAGCAACGGCGCCACAAAATATTAATCAATATATCCTTATTTTAGGGATGATAAACATTACGATTAGTTTAGCCGCAGATGTCGTAGCATATAAATTAGTATTTCTAGGTCCCGCATTAGTGCCTGGCGCACCACTCATTTTTCCTTTAACGTATATTATTGGAGATATAGTAGCAGAGGTATATGGTTATAACGCTGCTAAACAAATCATATGGATTACACTCGCGTGTGAATTATTTTTTTCTATAGCAATCAAATTAATTATTCATTTGCCTTCTCCTAATTTTTGGCATGATCAACCTTCTTATAATCAAGTGGTTGATCCTATTCTAAGATTTGTACTAGCCGGAATTTTGGCGGTTATTAGCAGCAGTTTCATTAATATCTATATAATTTCGAAATGGAAAATATTAATGAAAGGTAGACACTTTTGGTTACGCAGTTTAGGATCATCGGCTATTGGTGGGTTTATTTTAGTTTTAATCACAATATTATTTGGATTTAGTGGTCATATGGAATTGTCACAGTTGGGGTATATGATCTTATCGGTTTATTCCATCGAGATTTTATATTCCTTGCTGGGTGTATGGCCTGCTTCTTTAATTACAGGCTTCCTAAAAATGGAAGAACAACTCGATGTTTATGATACTGAAACTGATTTTAATCCATTTAGATAA
- a CDS encoding helix-turn-helix transcriptional regulator yields the protein MSVKHTLHNTLEYLIKKWGININQLHKHTGIPLSTLKRLRINKENNPTLASLAPIAHYFSVSLDQLIGREALPKKNHKQISRLTIPLIHWKDIVNTPRNRCYLAFSSILIRDITLNENSYGLVIKNNNTKNFLAGSLLVIDPSLKGRNRDFIIIHKKGLSEPQLMQKIIYENKTYLKNLNTESEIIKFSELYKILGVVIQIRMNYKKSKFYVNFEDEKSNGATKY from the coding sequence TTGTCCGTTAAACACACGCTACACAATACTTTAGAATATTTAATAAAAAAGTGGGGAATAAATATCAATCAACTCCACAAACATACCGGTATTCCGCTTTCGACGCTAAAACGACTAAGAATAAACAAAGAAAATAATCCCACTCTGGCATCATTGGCCCCTATTGCACACTATTTTTCCGTATCGCTCGATCAGTTAATCGGAAGGGAAGCTTTACCAAAAAAAAACCATAAGCAAATCAGTAGGCTGACGATCCCTTTGATCCATTGGAAAGATATTGTTAATACTCCAAGAAATAGATGCTATCTTGCTTTTTCTTCAATATTAATTAGAGATATAACTCTAAATGAAAATAGTTATGGATTAGTCATCAAAAACAATAATACGAAAAATTTTTTAGCTGGGTCTTTGTTAGTCATTGATCCGAGCTTAAAAGGCCGTAATCGTGATTTTATCATTATTCATAAAAAGGGGTTATCGGAACCCCAGCTTATGCAAAAAATTATTTATGAAAATAAAACCTATCTTAAAAATTTAAATACTGAGTCCGAAATTATTAAATTTTCTGAACTATATAAAATTTTAGGTGTAGTTATACAAATAAGAATGAATTATAAAAAAAGTAAATTTTATGTTAATTTCGAGGATGAAAAAAGCAACGGCGCCACAAAATATTAA
- a CDS encoding response regulator — protein sequence MLLVEDQLIIQRVHSIFLRKMGYQVDIAANGKQTLEMCSNSTYHLIILDAGLPDIQGVEVGKRIRLLEKNNKSNRKPIILLSAYPANNLKNWCQEAEIDNFSTKPIPYKDLYIMLENIFNQKAVNNDFI from the coding sequence ATTTTACTAGTTGAAGATCAGTTGATTATTCAAAGGGTACATAGTATTTTTTTAAGAAAAATGGGCTATCAAGTTGATATTGCTGCAAATGGAAAACAAACCTTGGAAATGTGTTCAAATAGCACTTACCATCTTATTATTCTGGATGCAGGTCTACCTGATATACAAGGCGTGGAAGTCGGAAAAAGAATTCGACTATTAGAAAAAAACAATAAATCTAATCGAAAGCCGATAATATTATTAAGTGCATATCCTGCAAATAATTTGAAAAATTGGTGTCAAGAAGCCGAAATTGATAATTTTTCAACTAAGCCTATTCCATACAAAGATTTATATATTATGCTAGAAAATATTTTTAATCAGAAAGCAGTCAACAATGACTTTATTTAG